The following coding sequences are from one Thunnus maccoyii chromosome 17, fThuMac1.1, whole genome shotgun sequence window:
- the pex3 gene encoding peroxisomal biogenesis factor 3, translating into MFSSAWNFIKRHKRKFIFAGAVVGGVYFLGKYAQKKIRDIQEREATEYIAQARRQFHFESNQRTCNMTVLSMLPPLREAIVNQLNSESLTALLKTKPANKLEIWEDLKIISFTRTIVAVYSTCMLVVLLRVQLNIIGGYLYLDNSVGKNAVTPLAPPDVQQQYLSSIQHLLGDGLTELMTVVKKAVQNSLGRVSLKQSLSLLELEQQVSWIRAEVEAGSERRLSWYMLADDENALADQACGLTENDVTTIRLLNETRDMLDSPDFSTVLNACLHRGFSRLLDNLAEFFRPPPGDSAPSSAPDSLSAVSLPLAKIIPIINGQINTICSETPSHFVQDLLMNDQVKEFAANVYETFSTPQELQK; encoded by the exons ATGTTTTCGTCTGCCTGGAATTTTATTAAACGCCACAAAAGGAAATTTATCTTCGCCGGAGCTGTAGTTGGAG GAGTTTACTTCCTGGGTAAATATGCCCAGAAGAAGATCAGGGACATCCAGGAGAGGGAGGCGACGGAGTACATTGCTCAGGCCAGACGGCAGTTCCACTTCGAGAGCAACCAGAGGACGTGCAACATGACCG TGCTGTCTATGCTCCCTCCGCTGAGAGAAGCCATCGTCAATCAGCTCAACTCAGAGAGTCTCACTGCACTACTCAAGACCAA ACCAGCCAATAAACTAGAGATCTGGGAAGATTTAAAGATCATCA GCTTCACTCGCACCATCGTGGCGGTGTACAGCACCTGCATGCTGGTGGTTCTTCTGAGAGTCCAGCTGAACATCATAGGAGGATACTTGTACCTGGACAACTCTGTAGGCAAGAACGCAGTG acTCCTCTGGCTCCTCCAGACGTCCAGCAGCAGTACCTGTCCAGTATCCAACATCTACTGGGAGAcg GTTTGACAGAGTTGATGACGGTGGTGAAGAAAGCGGTTCAGAACTCACTGGGAAG GGTGTCGTTGAAGCAGAGTCTGTCCCTGCTGGAGttggagcagcaggtgagctgGATCAGAGCGGAGGTGGAGGCCGGCTCCGAGCGCCGTCTGTCCTGGTACATGCTGGCTGACGACGAGAACGCGCTCGCCGACCAg GCATGCGGTTTGACAGAAAACGACGTAACAACCATCCGACTGTTAAACGAGACCAGAGACATGTTGGACAG TCCAGACTTCAGCACCGTTTTAAACGCCTGTCTTCATCGGGGTTTCTCTCGTCTCCTTGACAACCTGGCCGAGTTCTTTCGCCCGCCTCCCGGTGACTCCGCCCCCAGCTCTGCACCTGATAG tctgtctgcagtcAGTCTGCCGCTGGCGAAGATCATCCCCATCATCAACGGTCAGATCAACACCATCTGCAGCGAGACGCCCAGTCACTTTGTTCAG GACTTGCTGATGAACGACCAGGTGAAAGAGTTCGCCGCCAACGTCTACGAGACCTTCAGCACGCCGCAGGAGCTGCAGAAATAA
- the adat2 gene encoding tRNA-specific adenosine deaminase 2 has product MGTEESFCPTDEDIERWMSSAFDMAKDALDNGEVPVGCLMVYNDEVVGKGRNEVNETKNATRHAEMVALDQVLDWCRHSNLDVRSVCERTALYVTVEPCIMCAAALRLLNIPVVVYGCRNERFGGCVSVLDVSSADLPHTGTTFKCVSGHRAEEAVEMLKTFYKQENPNAPKPKTRKD; this is encoded by the exons ATGGGAACAGAGGAGAGTTTCTGTCCGACTGATGAGGACATTGAGAGGTGGATGTCCAGCGCGTTTGACATG GCTAAAGACGCTCTGGACAACGGAGAGGTACCGGTCGGATGTCTGATGGTCTACAACGATGAAGTGGTGGGGAAGGGACGCAACGAGGTCAACGAGACCAAAAAT GCCACTCGCCACGCTGAGATGGTGGCCTTGGACCAGGTTCTGGACTGGTGTCGCCATAGCAACCTGGATGTGAGGAGTGTGTGCGAGCGGACAGCCTTGTACGTCACCGTGGAGCCGTGCATCATGTGTGCCGCAGCCCTGCGTCTGCTCA ACATCCCGGTGGTCGTGTACGGCTGCAGGAACGAGCGGTTTGGAGGCTGCGTTTCAGTTCTGGATGTTTCCTCTGCTGACCTGCCTCACACCGGGACCACGTTcaag tgtgtttcagGCCACAGAGCAGAAGAAGCCGTAGAGATGCTGAAGACTTTCTATAAACAGGAGAATCCAAACG ctCCCAAACCCAAAACCAGGAAAGACTGA